The proteins below come from a single Triplophysa rosa linkage group LG12, Trosa_1v2, whole genome shotgun sequence genomic window:
- the kbtbd4 gene encoding kelch repeat and BTB domain-containing protein 4, giving the protein MESGNDGSVGGPSGDESYFQGYTFTDRSHSSRVVKSIMDLCLEDGLFADVIVTVDSKEFQLHRLVLSAQSSFFRSMFTSNLREAYDRNIELKDVSAPVFQSLVDYIYHGTIKLQVENLQDTYEMADMYQLIALFEECSRFLSRTVEIKNCLQVMWLADRHSDQELYTAAKHCAKIHLVQLHQTEEFLNLPMCLLIDIIKDGVPSSQNPTAAIESWINHNKVEREEYSDMLLDSLKEIGENVHIYLIGKEDTRTHSLAVSLHCDEDDAISVSGQNSLCHQITAACKHGGDLYVVGGSIPRRMWKCNMHTMDWERCAPLPRDRLHHTLVSVYSEDSIYSLGGKTLQDTLSNAVICYTVQDNIWKETTPLETAVSGAAGVNLGGTIYLLGGEENDMDFFTKPSRLIQCFETSTQRCQTKSYMLPFAGCMHATAHKDLIFVVAEGDSLVCYNPLLDSFTRLRFPEVWSCVPSLWKVASCNGCIYVFRDKCKKGDANTLKLNPATSVVSVIKGIKILLTNWQFVLA; this is encoded by the exons ATGGAGTCTGGTAATGATGGGAGTGTTGGAGGTCCGTCAGGGGACGAGAGCTACTTTCAGGGCTACACCTTCACTGATCGCTCCCATTCCAGCCGTGTGGTAAAGAGCATCATGGACTTGTGTCTGGAGGATGGCCTGTTTGCAGATGTTATTGTCACTGTGGACAGCAAAGAGTTCCAGCTTCACCGCCTGGTGCTGTCGGCACAGAGCAGCTTTTTCAGATCTATGTTCACCTCTAATCTTAGAGAAGCTTATGATCGCAACATTGAGCTGAAGGACGTCAGTGCACCTGTGTTCCAGTCGCTGGTGGACTACATATACCATGGAACAATAAAACTACAGGTTGAAAATCTGCAGGACACCTATGAGATGGCTGACATGTATCAGCTCATTGCCCTGTTTGAGGAGTGCTCTCGTTTTCTTTCACGAACTGTGGAAATCAAGAACTGCCTGcag GTGATGTGGTTGGCGGACAGACACAGTGACCAGGAGTTGTATACGGCAGCCAAGCACTGTGCAAAGATCCATCTTGTTCAGCTGCACCAGACAGAGGAGTTCTTGAACCTACCAATGTGCCTTCTCATAGACATCAttaaag ACGGTGTTCCAAGCTCACAAAATCCAACTGCAGCAATTGAATCTTGGATCAATCACAACAAAGTTGAGCGAGAGGAGTATTCAGACATGCTTCTAGATAGCCTAAAG gAGATTGGTGAAAACGTCCACATATACCTAATTGGGAAGGAAGACACGCGCACACATTCGTTGGCAGTGTCTCTTCATTGTGATGAGGATGATGCCATCAGTGTGAGTGGTCAGAACAGCCTGTGTCACCAAATCACAGCTGCCTGCAAGCATGGCGGTGACCTGTACGTCGTAGGGGGCTCCATACCGCGACGCATGTGGAAATGCAACATGCACACCATGGACTGGGAGCGCTGCGCCCCTCTGCCTCGGGACCGTCTCCACCACACGTTAGTGTCCGTTTACTCAGAAGATTCCATTTACTCCTTAGGAGGCAAAACCCTCCAGGACACACTCTCCAATGCTGTCATCTGTTACACAGTGCAGGACAACATATGGAAAGAGACCACTCCACTAGAAACAGCTGTATCTGGAGCAGCGGGAGTCAATTTGGGAGGCACGATTTACCTTTTGGGTGGGGAAGAGAATGATATGGACTTTTTCACCAAACCGTCTCGCCTTATCCAATGTTTTGAAACATCCACTCAGAGGTGTCAGACGAagtcctacatgttgcctttTGCAGGATGCATGCACGCCACTGCCCATAAGGACCTTATCTTTGTGGTGGCAGAAGGCGACTCTCTGGTGTGCTACAATCCACTTCTGGACAGCTTCACCCGTCTACGGTTTCCTGAAGTGTGGAGCTGCGTGCCGTCTCTGTGGAAAGTGGCCAGCTGCAACGGCTGCATTTACGTTTTCAGGGACAAATGCAAAAAAGGCGACGCAAATACTCTAAAGTTAAACCCTGCAACATCAGTGGTCTCAGTGATTAAGGGAATCAAAATCCTCCTCACGAATTGGCAGTTTGTTTTGGCCTGA
- the ddb2 gene encoding LOW QUALITY PROTEIN: DNA damage-binding protein 2 (The sequence of the model RefSeq protein was modified relative to this genomic sequence to represent the inferred CDS: inserted 3 bases in 2 codons) codes for MARGRAQTDXKNANSKKRPNNESPQTLSKKLKAKKDDMTSSSSPKTETYIQASVKWIGCQKKLGQTSILHYIYKSSLGQCIHVHFRKCLQEPFTCSLGAYRLHRTASHFDRRVTCLDWHPTHPTTVAVGSKGGDIILWDYNALNKSTFIQGMGAGDSVTGMKFNQFNTNQLFTSSIGGATTLRDFSGSVVQVFAETHSWDTWYCCVDVSVSRQMLVTGDNAGRLLLLGLDGHEVLNEKLHTGKVTHAEFNPRCDWLLATSSVDATVKLWDLRNIKDKGSYLTKMPHEKPVNSAYFNPTDSTKLLTTDQMNQIRIYCSYDWSKPDQIITHPHRQFQHLTPIKATWHPMYDIIVAGRYPDDRVFVNDKRTIDFYDASSGRLVHQLRDPNTPGIISLNKFSPTGDVLASGMGFNILIWKREDMLLNSDNQNQEFTEERVEGGRGRAGTSRSQHSARQQPQRDKRTSQDNAKLKKKLXISVINRDQSQEQTRVKDFKSKEKVTVLTLDNWIISRFY; via the exons atggcgAGAGGACGAGCTCAAACAGA GAAGAATGCCAATTCAAAAAAGAGACCGAATAATGAATCTCCTCAGACCCTCTCCAAGAAGCTGAAAGCCAAAAAAGACGACATGACCTCGTCGTCGTCACCAAAAACGG AAACCTACATACAGGCAAGTGTGAAATGGATTGGATGCCAAAAGAAATTGGGCCAAACAAGTATACTTCACTACATTTACAAAAGCTCCTTAGGACAGTGCATTCATGTGCATTTTCGCAAG TGTCTGCAAGAGCCTTTCACATGCTCTCTTGGAGCCTACAGACTGCATCGCACAGCCAGCCACTTTGACCGAAGGGTCACTTGTCTGGATTGGCACCCAACCCACCCCACAACTGTTGCAGTGGGCTCCAAGGGTGGAGACATCATCCTGTGGGATTATAATGCGCTGAATAAATCAACATTCATACAGGGG ATGGGTGCTGGAGACTCAGTAACAGGCATGAAGTTTAACCAATTTAATACCAATCAGCTGTTCACCTCATCTATTGGGGGTGCCACCACCCTTCGGGATTTCAGTGGATCAGTAGTACAAGTGTttgctgaaacacattcatGGGA TACTTGGTATTGCTGTGTAGATGTGTCTGTAAGCCGTCAGATGCTTGTGACAGGGGATAATGCTGGAAGACTTCTCCTGCTTGGTCTAGATGGACATGAG GTTTTAAATGAGAAGCTGCATACAGGCAAAGTGACCCATGCAGAATTCAACCCTCggtgtgattggctgttggcAACATCTTCCGTTGATGCCACGGTTAAATTGTGGGACCTTAGAAACATCAAAGACAAAGGCAGTTATCTGACTAAGATGCCTCATGAAAAACCGGTCAATTCTG CTTACTTTAATCCCACTGACAGCACCAAGCTCTTAACTACAGACCAGATGAATCAAATCCGGATTTACTGCTCGTATGACTGGTCTAAACCTGATCAAATTATTACTCATCCTCATCGACAGTTCCAGCACCTTACACCCATTAAA gCAACCTGGCATCCCATGTATGACATCATCGTGGCTGGCCGGTACCCAGATGATCGTGTCTTTGTCAATGACAAGAGAACTATTGACTTTTATGATGCCAGCAGTGGTAGGCTGGTGCATCAGCTCAGAGACCCCAATACCCCCGGCATCATATCT CTGAACAAATTCAGTCCAACAGGGGATGTTCTGGCATCTGGAATGG GgtttaatattttgatttggAAACGAGAAGACATGCTGCTAAACAGTGATAATCAAAACCAGGAATTTACAGAGGAAAGAGTGGAGGGCGGTAGAGGCAGAGCGGGAACCTCTAGGTCCCAGCACAGTGCACGGCAGCAGCCTCAAAGAGACAAAAGAACATCTCAAGATAATGCCAAGCTGAAGAAAAAGC TCATCTCTGTCATCAACAGAGACCAAAGCCAAGAGCAAACCAGAGTCAAAGACTTCAAAAGCAAAGAGAAAGTGACCGTGTTGACACTGGATAACTGGATAATCAGCAGATTTTATTAG
- the paqr5a gene encoding LOW QUALITY PROTEIN: membrane progestin receptor gamma-A (The sequence of the model RefSeq protein was modified relative to this genomic sequence to represent the inferred CDS: inserted 1 base in 1 codon) — SPFSSNEQNPDPGSVLSLFQLTNETLNIWTHFLPTWFFFWKLLTVVLVMGDIQDPFTWPLLVFLLSCCVYPLTSSCAHTFSTMSERARHICFFFDYGALSFYSLGSAITYSFYTFPEKWVNSTFHTYXVPIAVVNSIISTALACYSRSSHKLKEKLCKRLRIVAFVYPYVFDNIPLFYRIFVCVGEGCTVNEANVLHYWHIALAALTGFLFATHLPERLAPGSFDYIGHSHQLFHVFAIIGTYFQMTAIELDMAVRRQWLHAHLLPITFSNTVGVALLSMISSLCIIYVFSMALFSTRSMKEKLSEK; from the exons TCCCCGTTCTCCTCCAACGAACAAAACCCCGACCCGGGGTCTGTCCTTAGTCTTTTCCAGCTAACAAATGAAACCCTTAATATTTGGACTCATTTTCTGCCTACATG GTTTTTCTTCTGGAAGCTGCTGACAGTGGTGCTGGTGATGGGTGATATACAGGATCCTTTCACCTGGCCCCTGCTGGTGTTCCTACTGTCATGCTGTGTGTACCCACTCACATCCAGCTGTGCTCACACCTTCAGCACCATGTCAGAACGGGCCAGACACATCTGCTTCTTCTTTGATTATGGAGCTCTCAGCTTCTACAGCCTTG GTTCTGCCATCACCTACTCTTTTTACACATTTCCAGAGAAATGGGTTAATAGCACTTTTCACACAT TAGTTCCTATAGCTGTTGTCAACTCCATTATCTCCACTGCACTGGCCTGCTACTCAAG GTCTTCTCACAAATTAAAAGAGAAACTATGCAAACGTCTACGGATAGTGGCCTTTGTCTATCCGTATGTCTTTGACAATATTCCTCTCTTTTATAGA atttttgtgtgtgttggtgaGGGTTGCACAGTAAATGAGGCCAATGTGCTTCACTACTGGCACATAGCACTGGCCGCTCTCACAGGCTTTCTTTTTGCCACACATCTGCCCGAACGATTGGCCCCTGGCAGTTTTGACTACATAG GTCACAGTCATCAACTCTTCCATGTGTTTGCTATTATTGGCACATATTTCCAGATGACCGCCATTGAACTGGACATGGCTGTACGGAGACAGTGGCTTCATGCTCATTTGCTACCAATCACCTTTTCAAACACAGTGGGAGTAGCACTCCTCTCCATGATCAGCAGTCTTTGTATAATTTATGTCTTCAGTATGGCACTTTTCTCCACCAGAAGCATGAAGGAAAAATTGTCTGAGAAGTGA
- the kif23 gene encoding kinesin-like protein KIF23 isoform X2, with translation MRRRGVSGVVKHLNMIRQAKGKTPRRPPPKKPSNTQKDPVGVYCRVRPLGAEDEECCIEVISNTTIQLHAPDGLKANRNGEFKETQYSFKKVFGIKTTQRELFEDVAKPLVEDLIYCKNGLLFTYGVTGSGKTHTMTGSPGQGGLLPRSLDMIFNSIGPYQAKRYVFKPDDKNGMEVQNQVDALLDRQKRDSQTTVPKTPTTRRIDPEFADMISPAEAFKADGVDEDSSYSVFVSYIEIYNNYIYDLLEETPFDPIKPKPPQSKLLREDQNHNMYVAGCTEVEVKSTEEAFEVFWRGQKKRRIANTQLNRESSRSHSVFIIKLTQAPLDADGDNVLQDKNQVNVSQLCLVDLAGSERTSRTRAEGSRLREAGNINQSLMTLRTCIEVLRENQMCGTNKMVPYRDSKVTHLFKNYFDGEGKVRMVVCVNPKADDYEETLLVMRFAEMTQEVEVARPVDRPICGFAAGRRQRNQAFKEELTRRLEDRGGPVTGESPTVLSQLLQSFPSLPASEIAGPNDDVTLPRLIEALEKRHKIRQMMVEEYNKTANMLKSMLQEQDGNFVAKENFISEQRGRLGEKDKMIQNQNNEIDRLEKKSKMLEYKIDILQKTSNIHEEDKRSLQHELDSREQRLQRELSDKRRMESRMQGIVSDTKLKWEKECERRVNAKQLEMQNKLWVKDEKLKQLKAIVTEGKSENRQPQRPSREKDKVPPKRSVSPSPVPTVPPVRPLHRRSHSAGGERWVDHKPTTNVDLDTVMQPNLPNAIKVTAPSEKALSKCDKYVLTHQEVASDGEIQTKLIKGEVFKTRGGGQSVQFTDIETLKQENPASASRKRRSSESGPSHEGERKDGDWTDVETRCSVAVEMRAGSNLGPGYQHHGYPKRRKP, from the exons ATGCGCAGACGAGGAGTCAGTGGCGTTGTAAAACATCTCAACATGATCAGGCAAGC GAAGGGCAAGACCCCCCGCCGCCCTCCCCCGAAAAAGCCATCCAACACCCAGAAGGACCCTGTTGGA GTGTATTGTCGCGTGCGACCTCTGGGTGCAGAAGATGAGGAATGCTGTATTGAGGTTATAAGCAACACCACAATTCAGTTGCATGCGCCTGATGGGCTCAAAGCCAACAGGAATGGTGAATTCAAAGAG ACCCAATACtcttttaaaaaagtgtttggaATCAAGACAACACAGCGAGAGTTATTTGAAGATGTTGCCAAACCTCTTGTGGAGGAccttatttactgtaaaaatg GTCTGTTGTTCACCTATGGTGTCACTGGTAGTggtaaaacacatacaatgactGGTTCTCCGGGTCAGGGCGGGCTGCTTCCACGTTCACTCGACATGATCTTCAACAGCATCGGTCCCTACCAGGCCAAGAGATAT GTTTTCAAGCCTGATGATAAAAATGGCATGGAAGTCCAAAATCAAGTGGATGCACTCCTGGACCGACAGAAGCGAGACAGTCAGACAACTGTACCCAAGACCCCAACCACAAG GCGAATAGACCCAGAGTTTGCTGACATGATCAGCCCAGCAGAGGCTTTTAAGGCTGATGGAGTGGATGAGGATAGCAGCTACAGTGTCTTTGTCTCTTACATTGAAATCTACAACAATTACATCTATGATCTCCTGGAAGAGACTCCCTTTGACCCAATAAAGCCTAA ACCACCACAATCCAAACTACTGCGTGAAGATCAAAATCACAACATGTATGTGGCAGGGTGCACTGAGGTGGAAGTAAAGTCAACTGAGGAAGCTTTTGAAGTCTTTTGGAGAG GTCAAAAGAAACGGAGGATCGCTAACACGCAGTTGAACCGCGAGTCCAGCCGCTCTCACAGTGTGTTCATTATTAAACTGACACAAGCACCTCTGGATGCAGATGGAGACAATGTGCTACAG GATAAGAATCAGGTGAATGTGAGTCAGCTGTGTCTAGTGGATCTGGCTGGCAGTGAACGCACCAGCAGAACCCGGGCAGAGGGCAGCCGTCTTCGTGAAGCAG gcAACATCAATCAATCTTTAATGACTCTGCGCACATGTATCGAAGTTCTGAGAGAGAACCAGATGTGTGGCACGAACAAG ATGGTTCCATACAGAGATTCTAAAGTAACCCAtctatttaaaaactactttgACGGGGAGGGCAAAGTGAGAATGGTAGTCTGTGTCAATCCAAAAGCTGATGATTATGAAGAGACCCTG CTGGTGATGCGCTTCGCTGAGATGACTCAGGAGGTGGAGGTCGCCCGGCCTGTTGACAGACCCATTTGTGGCTTTGCTGCAGGCCGCCGACAAAGGAACCAGGCCTTTAAAGAGGAGCTGACCCGGAGGCTAGAAGATCGTGGTGGCCCTGTCACTGGAG AGTCTCCAACAGTATTAAGTCAGCTCCTGCAGTCCTTTCCATCTCTGCCTGCCTCTGAAATCGCCGGTCCTAATGATGATGTTACTCTACCCAGACTCATAGAAGCCTTGGAGAAGAGGCATAAGATTCGCCAGATGATGGTTGAGGAGTACAATAAAACTG CCAACATGCTCAAATCCATGCTTCAAGAACAGGATGGTAATTTTGTCGCCAAGGAGAACTTCATCAGCGAGCAACGTGGCCGACTTGGCGAAAAAGACAAAATGATCCAGAACCAGAATAACGAGATTGATCGTCTGGAAAAGAAATCGAAAATGCTGGAATACAAG ATTGACATCCTACAGAAAACCTCCAACATCCATGAGGAGGACAAGCGAAGTCTACAGCATGAACTGGATAGCAGAGAACAGCGGCTGCAGAGGGAATTGTCTGATAAGAGACGCATGGAATCACGCATGCAGGGCATTGTCTCCGACACAAAGCTGAAGTGGGAGAAGGAGTGT gagagacGGGTAAATGCCAAGCAGCTGGAGATGCAAAACAAGCTCTGGGTGAAGGATGAGAAATTGAAGCAGCTCAAGGCCATCGTAACCGAGGGGAAATCAGAGAACCGACAGCCACAACGGCCCTCGAGAGAAAAGGACAAAGTGCCCCCCAAGAGATCCGTCTCCCCATCGCCGGTTCCC ACTGTGCCGCCAGTTCGGCCTCTACACAGACGCTCGCACTCCGCAGGTGGGGAGAGGTGGGTAGATCACAAACCCACCACTAATGTGGACCTGGATACAGTCATGCAGCCGAACCTCCCTAACGCCATCAAAGTGACGGCTCCAAGTGAGAAAGCTCTCTCCAAGTGTGACAAGTATGTTCTGACTCACCAGGAAGTGGCTTCAGATGGGGAGATTCAGACCAAGCTAATCAAA GGTGAGGTGTTCAAAACTAGAGGCGGAGGACAGTCTGTTCAATTCACGGATATTGAAACCCTGAAGCAAGAAAATCCTGCTTCAGCCAG CCGTAAGAGGCGTTCATCAGAGTCTGGCCCTTCACATGAGGGTGAGCGTAAGGATGGTGACTGGACCGATGTGGAGACGAGG TGCTCTGTGGCTGTTGAGATGAGAGCTGGCTCAAATCTGGGACCTGGATACCAGCACCATGGATATCCAAA ACGCAGGAAGCCTTAA
- the kif23 gene encoding kinesin-like protein KIF23 isoform X1 encodes MRRRGVSGVVKHLNMIRQAKGKTPRRPPPKKPSNTQKDPVGVYCRVRPLGAEDEECCIEVISNTTIQLHAPDGLKANRNGEFKETQYSFKKVFGIKTTQRELFEDVAKPLVEDLIYCKNGLLFTYGVTGSGKTHTMTGSPGQGGLLPRSLDMIFNSIGPYQAKRYVFKPDDKNGMEVQNQVDALLDRQKRDSQTTVPKTPTTRRIDPEFADMISPAEAFKADGVDEDSSYSVFVSYIEIYNNYIYDLLEETPFDPIKPKWNGAGTPLRNNTEFIPPQSKLLREDQNHNMYVAGCTEVEVKSTEEAFEVFWRGQKKRRIANTQLNRESSRSHSVFIIKLTQAPLDADGDNVLQDKNQVNVSQLCLVDLAGSERTSRTRAEGSRLREAGNINQSLMTLRTCIEVLRENQMCGTNKMVPYRDSKVTHLFKNYFDGEGKVRMVVCVNPKADDYEETLLVMRFAEMTQEVEVARPVDRPICGFAAGRRQRNQAFKEELTRRLEDRGGPVTGESPTVLSQLLQSFPSLPASEIAGPNDDVTLPRLIEALEKRHKIRQMMVEEYNKTANMLKSMLQEQDGNFVAKENFISEQRGRLGEKDKMIQNQNNEIDRLEKKSKMLEYKIDILQKTSNIHEEDKRSLQHELDSREQRLQRELSDKRRMESRMQGIVSDTKLKWEKECERRVNAKQLEMQNKLWVKDEKLKQLKAIVTEGKSENRQPQRPSREKDKVPPKRSVSPSPVPTVPPVRPLHRRSHSAGGERWVDHKPTTNVDLDTVMQPNLPNAIKVTAPSEKALSKCDKYVLTHQEVASDGEIQTKLIKGEVFKTRGGGQSVQFTDIETLKQENPASASRKRRSSESGPSHEGERKDGDWTDVETRCSVAVEMRAGSNLGPGYQHHGYPKRRKP; translated from the exons ATGCGCAGACGAGGAGTCAGTGGCGTTGTAAAACATCTCAACATGATCAGGCAAGC GAAGGGCAAGACCCCCCGCCGCCCTCCCCCGAAAAAGCCATCCAACACCCAGAAGGACCCTGTTGGA GTGTATTGTCGCGTGCGACCTCTGGGTGCAGAAGATGAGGAATGCTGTATTGAGGTTATAAGCAACACCACAATTCAGTTGCATGCGCCTGATGGGCTCAAAGCCAACAGGAATGGTGAATTCAAAGAG ACCCAATACtcttttaaaaaagtgtttggaATCAAGACAACACAGCGAGAGTTATTTGAAGATGTTGCCAAACCTCTTGTGGAGGAccttatttactgtaaaaatg GTCTGTTGTTCACCTATGGTGTCACTGGTAGTggtaaaacacatacaatgactGGTTCTCCGGGTCAGGGCGGGCTGCTTCCACGTTCACTCGACATGATCTTCAACAGCATCGGTCCCTACCAGGCCAAGAGATAT GTTTTCAAGCCTGATGATAAAAATGGCATGGAAGTCCAAAATCAAGTGGATGCACTCCTGGACCGACAGAAGCGAGACAGTCAGACAACTGTACCCAAGACCCCAACCACAAG GCGAATAGACCCAGAGTTTGCTGACATGATCAGCCCAGCAGAGGCTTTTAAGGCTGATGGAGTGGATGAGGATAGCAGCTACAGTGTCTTTGTCTCTTACATTGAAATCTACAACAATTACATCTATGATCTCCTGGAAGAGACTCCCTTTGACCCAATAAAGCCTAA gtGGAATGGTGCAGGCACACCTCTGCGAAACAACACTGAGTTCAT ACCACCACAATCCAAACTACTGCGTGAAGATCAAAATCACAACATGTATGTGGCAGGGTGCACTGAGGTGGAAGTAAAGTCAACTGAGGAAGCTTTTGAAGTCTTTTGGAGAG GTCAAAAGAAACGGAGGATCGCTAACACGCAGTTGAACCGCGAGTCCAGCCGCTCTCACAGTGTGTTCATTATTAAACTGACACAAGCACCTCTGGATGCAGATGGAGACAATGTGCTACAG GATAAGAATCAGGTGAATGTGAGTCAGCTGTGTCTAGTGGATCTGGCTGGCAGTGAACGCACCAGCAGAACCCGGGCAGAGGGCAGCCGTCTTCGTGAAGCAG gcAACATCAATCAATCTTTAATGACTCTGCGCACATGTATCGAAGTTCTGAGAGAGAACCAGATGTGTGGCACGAACAAG ATGGTTCCATACAGAGATTCTAAAGTAACCCAtctatttaaaaactactttgACGGGGAGGGCAAAGTGAGAATGGTAGTCTGTGTCAATCCAAAAGCTGATGATTATGAAGAGACCCTG CTGGTGATGCGCTTCGCTGAGATGACTCAGGAGGTGGAGGTCGCCCGGCCTGTTGACAGACCCATTTGTGGCTTTGCTGCAGGCCGCCGACAAAGGAACCAGGCCTTTAAAGAGGAGCTGACCCGGAGGCTAGAAGATCGTGGTGGCCCTGTCACTGGAG AGTCTCCAACAGTATTAAGTCAGCTCCTGCAGTCCTTTCCATCTCTGCCTGCCTCTGAAATCGCCGGTCCTAATGATGATGTTACTCTACCCAGACTCATAGAAGCCTTGGAGAAGAGGCATAAGATTCGCCAGATGATGGTTGAGGAGTACAATAAAACTG CCAACATGCTCAAATCCATGCTTCAAGAACAGGATGGTAATTTTGTCGCCAAGGAGAACTTCATCAGCGAGCAACGTGGCCGACTTGGCGAAAAAGACAAAATGATCCAGAACCAGAATAACGAGATTGATCGTCTGGAAAAGAAATCGAAAATGCTGGAATACAAG ATTGACATCCTACAGAAAACCTCCAACATCCATGAGGAGGACAAGCGAAGTCTACAGCATGAACTGGATAGCAGAGAACAGCGGCTGCAGAGGGAATTGTCTGATAAGAGACGCATGGAATCACGCATGCAGGGCATTGTCTCCGACACAAAGCTGAAGTGGGAGAAGGAGTGT gagagacGGGTAAATGCCAAGCAGCTGGAGATGCAAAACAAGCTCTGGGTGAAGGATGAGAAATTGAAGCAGCTCAAGGCCATCGTAACCGAGGGGAAATCAGAGAACCGACAGCCACAACGGCCCTCGAGAGAAAAGGACAAAGTGCCCCCCAAGAGATCCGTCTCCCCATCGCCGGTTCCC ACTGTGCCGCCAGTTCGGCCTCTACACAGACGCTCGCACTCCGCAGGTGGGGAGAGGTGGGTAGATCACAAACCCACCACTAATGTGGACCTGGATACAGTCATGCAGCCGAACCTCCCTAACGCCATCAAAGTGACGGCTCCAAGTGAGAAAGCTCTCTCCAAGTGTGACAAGTATGTTCTGACTCACCAGGAAGTGGCTTCAGATGGGGAGATTCAGACCAAGCTAATCAAA GGTGAGGTGTTCAAAACTAGAGGCGGAGGACAGTCTGTTCAATTCACGGATATTGAAACCCTGAAGCAAGAAAATCCTGCTTCAGCCAG CCGTAAGAGGCGTTCATCAGAGTCTGGCCCTTCACATGAGGGTGAGCGTAAGGATGGTGACTGGACCGATGTGGAGACGAGG TGCTCTGTGGCTGTTGAGATGAGAGCTGGCTCAAATCTGGGACCTGGATACCAGCACCATGGATATCCAAA ACGCAGGAAGCCTTAA